The proteins below are encoded in one region of Coffea arabica cultivar ET-39 chromosome 4c, Coffea Arabica ET-39 HiFi, whole genome shotgun sequence:
- the LOC140005113 gene encoding protein PLANT CADMIUM RESISTANCE 8-like, whose product MGKVSVYFSFHSEQNLGDQMGKVEATDVAIETDPKQGGEAVVSFPPVAQAGGVSLAPPPFVGSPWSTGLFDCHEDKTNAVMTACCPCVTFGQIAEVLDAGELTSPVGTFIYLLMMPALCSQWIMGSKYRTKLRTRYGLVEAPYQDVFSHIFCSCCSLCQEFRELRNRDLDPALGWNGILARQQGMQYGYPHATNPPSVQSMSK is encoded by the exons ATGGGAAAAGTTTCAGTATATTTCTCGTTTCATAGTGAGCAGAATTTAGGCGACCAAATGGGAAAAGTGGAAGCCACAGATGTGGCAATAGAAACTGATCCAAAACAGGGAGGAGAAGCAGTGGTCTCATTTCCTCCGGTAGCACAAGCAGGAGGAGTGTCGCTTGCACCGCCTCCTTTCGTAGGAAGCCCATGGAGTACGGGCTTGTTCGACTGCCATGAAGACAAAACAAATG CCGTTATGACTGCATGCTGCCCCTGCGTGACATTTGGTCAGATAGCAGAAGTCCTAGATGCCGGAGAACTGA CTAGTCCTGTGGGCACTTTCATTTACCTCTTGATGATGCCTGCTCTCTGCTCTCAATGGATCATGGGGTCCAAATATAGAACAAAACTGAGAACCAGATATGGTCTAGTTGAAGCACCTTATCAAGATGTATTTTCTCACATCTTCTGTTCCTGTTGTTCACTTTGTCAGGAATTTCGAGAGCTCAGGAACAGGGATCTTGATCCTGCTTTAG GCTGGAATGGAATCCTCGCTCGACAACAAGGAATGCAGTATGGATATCCACATGCAACAAATCCTCCCTCTGTTCAGTCCATGTCCAAGTAA
- the LOC113742610 gene encoding probable plastidic glucose transporter 3 isoform X2: MYIEPKAITAALKTVEYIIHRSYKHRKTRLMIPCFVCLDHLKAPKPSSHWNFGFSKAFLFLSLHSITQILVMWGRQRNLYSTYKRISSKERLNGNASEDSLGRSPSGVLKEAGLPSWKRPLPHVLVATLSSFLFGYHLGIVNDTLESISLDLSFRGSTLAEGLVVSACLGGAFIGSLFSGWTADGVGRRRAFQLCALPMIIGASVSATATTLRGMLLGRLFVGMGMGLGPPVAALYVAEVSPAFVRGTYGSCTQIATCLGLMASFFVGIPSKEVMGWWRVCFWVSALPAALLAILMEFCAESPHWLFKRGRMAEAEENTERLFGASHVKYAMAELTKSDRGDEVDTVKFSDLFIGRHVRVVFLGSTLLALQQLSGINAVFYFSSTVFTSAGVPSDIANICVGIVNLSGSIIAMVLMDKMGRKGLLLWSFSGMAISMGFQVIGASSLLSGSVVLYLSVGGMLLFVLTFSLGAGPVPSLLLSEILPARIREKAMAVCMAVHWVINFFVGLLFLRLLEQLGPQILYAAFGTFCFVAVVFVRKNIVETKGKTLQEIEMAFLPAD, translated from the exons ATGTATATAGAGCCAAAAGCCATTACTGCCGCACTTAAAACCGTAGAG TATATTATACATAGATCATACAAACACAGAAAAACAAGGCTGATGATACCTTGTTTCGTCTGTCTAGATCATCTGAAAGCGCCAAAGCCATCGAGCCATTGGAATTTTGGTTTCTCGAAAG catttttatttctctctttgcatAGCATAACCCAGATTTTAGTGATGTGGGGGCGCCAACGCAACTTGTACTCAACCTATAAGCGTATCTCGTCAAAAGAGCGTCTCAACGGCAACGCCTCAGAAGACAGCCTCG GCCGATCACCGAGTGGTGTCTTAAAAGAAGCTGGACTTCCCTCCTGGAAACGTCCCTTGCCTCATGTACTGGTGGCAACTCTCTCATCCTTCCTATTTGGCTATCACCTCGG GATAGTTAACGACACATTAGAAAGCATATCTTTGGACCTCAGCTTCAGAGGAAGTACCCTGGCTGAAG GGTTGGTCGTGAGTGCGTGTTTGGGAGGTGCTTTTATTGGTTCATTATTCAGTGGCTGGACAGCAGATGGCGTTGGGCGTCGCAGGGCATTCCAGTTGTGTGCTTTACCAATGATCATTGGTGCTTCCGTGAG TGCAACCGCAACTACTCTTCGAGGCATGCTTCTTGGAAGGTTATTTGTTGGAATGGGGATGGGTCTTGGGCCTCCTGTAGCAGCTCTTTATGTGGCAGAG GTTTCGCCAGCTTTTGTAAGAGGCACTTATGGGAGCTGCACTCAGATTGCAACATGCCTTGGACTGATGGCCTCTTTCTTTGTTGGGATTCCATCCAAGGAGGTCATGGGTTG GTGGCGAGTCTGCTTTTGGGTCTCTGCCCTTCCTGCTGCATTACTTGCTATTCTAATGGAATTCTGTGCTGAAAGTCCTCATTGGCTATTTAAG AGAGGAAGAATGGCTGAAGCTGAAGAAAACACTGAGAGGCTGTTTGGAGCATCACATGTTAAATATGCAATGGCTGAATTAACAAAGTCAGATAGGGGGGATGAGGTTGATACTGTTAAGTTTTCAGATTTATTTATTGGTCGTCATGTTAGAG TGGTTTTTCTCGGTTCCACACTACTTGCCTTGCAACAACTGTCTGGGATAAATGCTGTATTCTACTTCTCTTCAACTGTCTTTACAAGTGCCGGTGTTCCTTCAGACATTGCGAATATATGTGTAGGAATTGTAAATTTATCAG GCTCAATTATTGCTATGGTTTTGATGGATAAAATGGGAAGGAAGGGGCTTCTACTTTGGAGTTTCTCAGGCATGGCAA TATCCATGGGTTTCCAAGTCATTGGAGCAAGTTCACTTCTGTCAGGCTCTGTAGTGCTTTACCTATCAGTTGGTGGCATGCTTCT GTTTGTGTTGACATTTTCTTTGGGTGCTGGCCCAGTCCCTAGTCTGCTGCTGTCGGAGATACTTCCAGCCCGAATTAGGGAAAAGGCCATGGCTGTCTGTATGGCCGTGCATTGG GtcataaatttttttgttgGTCTGCTGTTTTTGCGGTTACTGGAGCAACTTGGCCCGCAAATTCTCTACGCAGCCTTCGGCACCTTTTGCTTTGTCGCAGTTGTCTTTGTGAGGAAAAATATTGTCGAAACAAAAGGGAAGACGCTTCAAGAAATTGAGATGGCATTTCTTCCAGCTGATTAG
- the LOC113742610 gene encoding probable plastidic glucose transporter 3 isoform X1 translates to MYIEPKAITAALKTVEQYIIHRSYKHRKTRLMIPCFVCLDHLKAPKPSSHWNFGFSKAFLFLSLHSITQILVMWGRQRNLYSTYKRISSKERLNGNASEDSLGRSPSGVLKEAGLPSWKRPLPHVLVATLSSFLFGYHLGIVNDTLESISLDLSFRGSTLAEGLVVSACLGGAFIGSLFSGWTADGVGRRRAFQLCALPMIIGASVSATATTLRGMLLGRLFVGMGMGLGPPVAALYVAEVSPAFVRGTYGSCTQIATCLGLMASFFVGIPSKEVMGWWRVCFWVSALPAALLAILMEFCAESPHWLFKRGRMAEAEENTERLFGASHVKYAMAELTKSDRGDEVDTVKFSDLFIGRHVRVVFLGSTLLALQQLSGINAVFYFSSTVFTSAGVPSDIANICVGIVNLSGSIIAMVLMDKMGRKGLLLWSFSGMAISMGFQVIGASSLLSGSVVLYLSVGGMLLFVLTFSLGAGPVPSLLLSEILPARIREKAMAVCMAVHWVINFFVGLLFLRLLEQLGPQILYAAFGTFCFVAVVFVRKNIVETKGKTLQEIEMAFLPAD, encoded by the exons ATGTATATAGAGCCAAAAGCCATTACTGCCGCACTTAAAACCGTAGAG CAGTATATTATACATAGATCATACAAACACAGAAAAACAAGGCTGATGATACCTTGTTTCGTCTGTCTAGATCATCTGAAAGCGCCAAAGCCATCGAGCCATTGGAATTTTGGTTTCTCGAAAG catttttatttctctctttgcatAGCATAACCCAGATTTTAGTGATGTGGGGGCGCCAACGCAACTTGTACTCAACCTATAAGCGTATCTCGTCAAAAGAGCGTCTCAACGGCAACGCCTCAGAAGACAGCCTCG GCCGATCACCGAGTGGTGTCTTAAAAGAAGCTGGACTTCCCTCCTGGAAACGTCCCTTGCCTCATGTACTGGTGGCAACTCTCTCATCCTTCCTATTTGGCTATCACCTCGG GATAGTTAACGACACATTAGAAAGCATATCTTTGGACCTCAGCTTCAGAGGAAGTACCCTGGCTGAAG GGTTGGTCGTGAGTGCGTGTTTGGGAGGTGCTTTTATTGGTTCATTATTCAGTGGCTGGACAGCAGATGGCGTTGGGCGTCGCAGGGCATTCCAGTTGTGTGCTTTACCAATGATCATTGGTGCTTCCGTGAG TGCAACCGCAACTACTCTTCGAGGCATGCTTCTTGGAAGGTTATTTGTTGGAATGGGGATGGGTCTTGGGCCTCCTGTAGCAGCTCTTTATGTGGCAGAG GTTTCGCCAGCTTTTGTAAGAGGCACTTATGGGAGCTGCACTCAGATTGCAACATGCCTTGGACTGATGGCCTCTTTCTTTGTTGGGATTCCATCCAAGGAGGTCATGGGTTG GTGGCGAGTCTGCTTTTGGGTCTCTGCCCTTCCTGCTGCATTACTTGCTATTCTAATGGAATTCTGTGCTGAAAGTCCTCATTGGCTATTTAAG AGAGGAAGAATGGCTGAAGCTGAAGAAAACACTGAGAGGCTGTTTGGAGCATCACATGTTAAATATGCAATGGCTGAATTAACAAAGTCAGATAGGGGGGATGAGGTTGATACTGTTAAGTTTTCAGATTTATTTATTGGTCGTCATGTTAGAG TGGTTTTTCTCGGTTCCACACTACTTGCCTTGCAACAACTGTCTGGGATAAATGCTGTATTCTACTTCTCTTCAACTGTCTTTACAAGTGCCGGTGTTCCTTCAGACATTGCGAATATATGTGTAGGAATTGTAAATTTATCAG GCTCAATTATTGCTATGGTTTTGATGGATAAAATGGGAAGGAAGGGGCTTCTACTTTGGAGTTTCTCAGGCATGGCAA TATCCATGGGTTTCCAAGTCATTGGAGCAAGTTCACTTCTGTCAGGCTCTGTAGTGCTTTACCTATCAGTTGGTGGCATGCTTCT GTTTGTGTTGACATTTTCTTTGGGTGCTGGCCCAGTCCCTAGTCTGCTGCTGTCGGAGATACTTCCAGCCCGAATTAGGGAAAAGGCCATGGCTGTCTGTATGGCCGTGCATTGG GtcataaatttttttgttgGTCTGCTGTTTTTGCGGTTACTGGAGCAACTTGGCCCGCAAATTCTCTACGCAGCCTTCGGCACCTTTTGCTTTGTCGCAGTTGTCTTTGTGAGGAAAAATATTGTCGAAACAAAAGGGAAGACGCTTCAAGAAATTGAGATGGCATTTCTTCCAGCTGATTAG
- the LOC113742610 gene encoding probable plastidic glucose transporter 3 isoform X3, translating into MWGRQRNLYSTYKRISSKERLNGNASEDSLGRSPSGVLKEAGLPSWKRPLPHVLVATLSSFLFGYHLGIVNDTLESISLDLSFRGSTLAEGLVVSACLGGAFIGSLFSGWTADGVGRRRAFQLCALPMIIGASVSATATTLRGMLLGRLFVGMGMGLGPPVAALYVAEVSPAFVRGTYGSCTQIATCLGLMASFFVGIPSKEVMGWWRVCFWVSALPAALLAILMEFCAESPHWLFKRGRMAEAEENTERLFGASHVKYAMAELTKSDRGDEVDTVKFSDLFIGRHVRVVFLGSTLLALQQLSGINAVFYFSSTVFTSAGVPSDIANICVGIVNLSGSIIAMVLMDKMGRKGLLLWSFSGMAISMGFQVIGASSLLSGSVVLYLSVGGMLLFVLTFSLGAGPVPSLLLSEILPARIREKAMAVCMAVHWVINFFVGLLFLRLLEQLGPQILYAAFGTFCFVAVVFVRKNIVETKGKTLQEIEMAFLPAD; encoded by the exons ATGTGGGGGCGCCAACGCAACTTGTACTCAACCTATAAGCGTATCTCGTCAAAAGAGCGTCTCAACGGCAACGCCTCAGAAGACAGCCTCG GCCGATCACCGAGTGGTGTCTTAAAAGAAGCTGGACTTCCCTCCTGGAAACGTCCCTTGCCTCATGTACTGGTGGCAACTCTCTCATCCTTCCTATTTGGCTATCACCTCGG GATAGTTAACGACACATTAGAAAGCATATCTTTGGACCTCAGCTTCAGAGGAAGTACCCTGGCTGAAG GGTTGGTCGTGAGTGCGTGTTTGGGAGGTGCTTTTATTGGTTCATTATTCAGTGGCTGGACAGCAGATGGCGTTGGGCGTCGCAGGGCATTCCAGTTGTGTGCTTTACCAATGATCATTGGTGCTTCCGTGAG TGCAACCGCAACTACTCTTCGAGGCATGCTTCTTGGAAGGTTATTTGTTGGAATGGGGATGGGTCTTGGGCCTCCTGTAGCAGCTCTTTATGTGGCAGAG GTTTCGCCAGCTTTTGTAAGAGGCACTTATGGGAGCTGCACTCAGATTGCAACATGCCTTGGACTGATGGCCTCTTTCTTTGTTGGGATTCCATCCAAGGAGGTCATGGGTTG GTGGCGAGTCTGCTTTTGGGTCTCTGCCCTTCCTGCTGCATTACTTGCTATTCTAATGGAATTCTGTGCTGAAAGTCCTCATTGGCTATTTAAG AGAGGAAGAATGGCTGAAGCTGAAGAAAACACTGAGAGGCTGTTTGGAGCATCACATGTTAAATATGCAATGGCTGAATTAACAAAGTCAGATAGGGGGGATGAGGTTGATACTGTTAAGTTTTCAGATTTATTTATTGGTCGTCATGTTAGAG TGGTTTTTCTCGGTTCCACACTACTTGCCTTGCAACAACTGTCTGGGATAAATGCTGTATTCTACTTCTCTTCAACTGTCTTTACAAGTGCCGGTGTTCCTTCAGACATTGCGAATATATGTGTAGGAATTGTAAATTTATCAG GCTCAATTATTGCTATGGTTTTGATGGATAAAATGGGAAGGAAGGGGCTTCTACTTTGGAGTTTCTCAGGCATGGCAA TATCCATGGGTTTCCAAGTCATTGGAGCAAGTTCACTTCTGTCAGGCTCTGTAGTGCTTTACCTATCAGTTGGTGGCATGCTTCT GTTTGTGTTGACATTTTCTTTGGGTGCTGGCCCAGTCCCTAGTCTGCTGCTGTCGGAGATACTTCCAGCCCGAATTAGGGAAAAGGCCATGGCTGTCTGTATGGCCGTGCATTGG GtcataaatttttttgttgGTCTGCTGTTTTTGCGGTTACTGGAGCAACTTGGCCCGCAAATTCTCTACGCAGCCTTCGGCACCTTTTGCTTTGTCGCAGTTGTCTTTGTGAGGAAAAATATTGTCGAAACAAAAGGGAAGACGCTTCAAGAAATTGAGATGGCATTTCTTCCAGCTGATTAG